Below is a genomic region from Melospiza melodia melodia isolate bMelMel2 unplaced genomic scaffold, bMelMel2.pri scaffold_151, whole genome shotgun sequence.
ttattgatttttatttgtttttattgatttttattaGTTTCtattggtttatactggtccataccgatccgtactggtttatactggtttataccggtccatactggtctgtactggtttatactggtctgtactggtttatactggtctatactggtccatactggtttatactggtttgtactggtccatACCGGTTTATACCGGTCCATACCAGTCCATACTGGCttttactggtttatactggtttgtactggtttttactggtccgtactggtttatactggtccatactggtttaaactggtttgtactggtccatactggtccgtactggtccatactggtccatactggtccgtactggtccgtactggtttctcactggtccgtactggtccgtactggtttatactggtctgtactggtttctCTCTGCTCTCCCCCAGCCCCGTCGCTGCCCCCGCCCCTGGCCCTGCGTTacctggaggagcagctgctgcacacctggggagggggcggggccggggagcGGCCCCCAGGTGAggggggaggggatttggggggggtcctggggggatttttggggggattttggggggattttggggggtcctgggttcatttgggggattttttggggggatttttgggggtcctgggggggatttttggggagattttgggggttttggggggattttgggataatttgggggggttttggggggactttgggaatttgaggaattttggggggattttggggggtcctggggagatattgagggaattttgggggattttggggggttttggggggattttgggaattcgaggaattttggggggattttggggatttttgggaggatttttggggggattgtgGGGAGGATCCGGGgaggatttgaggggattttgggaaagttGGGGGGACTTTGAGGAGATTTTTTggaaggattttggggatttttggggggatttttgggagtcttggggggaaattttggggggatttgaggaattttgggtcATCCTGGGATCATTCTGGGGGGGTcctgggagggaattttgggggcattttggggctcctgacttgaggggttttttttttggggggtggggtcggcctggcccctcccccaccctgacccctccccctttttccccttcaggcCCCGCCCTCAGTGACGTCACCTCCCTGCACGAGCCCCCCtgggcccctcccccccccccgctCGCGCTCGGCCGAGATTTTGGGGGAGGGGCcccgggggggggaggggcggcccCCGGGGGGGGTCCctgacccctcccccacccccccggaaccccccgggacccccccggagGCTGCGCAAGGTTGGGGGAGGGGCtcaaatgggggaaatttggggaaacgTGGGGGGTccgggggaggatttggggggaaatttggggggtcctgggggggatttttgggaattttggggggatttggggaaatttggggggtcctgggtgggattttggggaattttggggggatttggggaaatttggggggtcctgggtgggattttggggaattttggggggatttggggaaatttggggggtcctgggtgggattttggggaattttggggggattttggggaaatttggggggtcctgggggggattttgggggagattagggggagtttggggaaaatttggggggtcttgggtggggtttggggagatttcaaggaatttggggggatttgggaaatttggggggttcatggtgggattttggggaatttgggggtcctagctgggatttttggggaggatttggtgGAAAattagggaattttgggggttttgggggggatttaggatttttgggggagatctggggggtcctgggtgggattttggggagagaTTTTGGGAAAATTGAGAGAATTTTGGGGGCGACCTGTGTGGAATTTTTGAGAATTTtgagggaggatttggggttAACTTGAGATTTTTGGGGTTAATTTCGGCTATTTTGTGATAATTTATTATAATTTAGGATATTTCAGGTtaattttgggtattttgggagagagatttgggtttatttggggcaatttgggttaatttttgataattttgggctgttttgagataaatttgggagattttggggtattttgtggtAATTCTGGGTTAATGAGGATATTCTTTGTTAATTTATGTTAATTTATGTTAATTCTTGCACATCTCACCCCCAGAACGACGCCCTGAGCCGCGAGAGCCTCGTGGTGtgaccgggacccccaaaatttaccccaaattccagaaattctggaattttcccaaaaattccagaattttccccaaattccgtTCATTTTTTGGGctcattttggggcttttttagtGCCTTAAATTTTGTTATTTTTCATCCATTAAAATTTTgggggaggggtctctcccccccctttcccctccctccaCGCCGAGATTTGGGGCCAAATAAAGAATTTTCCAGAAATTCCCACGCGGTGACGTCATCGACGTGCCTGTGACGTCATCAGGGAGGAAaggggggggaaattggggggaatttttagggattttagaggaattttttgggaattttcagGGATTTCGTggaattttagggatttttagagaattttgaaatattttgggggGATTGTCGGGGATTGTGGGGAAGATCaaggaattttgagggattttgtgggattttggggaatttggagggaatttttgtgaatttcggagaattttgagggattttgggggaatttttggggaatgttgggggattttggggaactTTTTGAGAATATGAGCGGTTTAGAGGAAAATTTCAGGGATTTTGTAGAATTTTGATGGAATTTTCTTaaagactgtcgtaaagcgcgactgtcgtaaaaggtgccgtaaagcgcgactgtcgtaaagcgcgactgtcgtaaaaggagccgtaaagcgcgactgtcgtaaaaggtgccgtaaagcgcgactgtcgtaaatacggccgtaaagcgcgactgtcgtaaatacggccgtaaagcgcgactgtcgtaaagggtgtcgtaaagcgcgactgccgtaaagactgccgtaaatacggccgtaaagcgcgactgtcgtaaaagctgtcataaagcgccactgtcgtaaaacGTGCCACAAAGCGCAACTGTTGTTAAAGGTGCCACAAAGCGCGACTGtaataaaaggtgccgtaaatggcgactgccgtaaaaggtgccacaaagcgcgactgtcgtaaatacggccgtaaagcgcgactgtcgtaaatacggccgtaaagcgcgactgtcgtaaaaggtgccgtaaagcgcgactgccgtaaatacggccgtaaagcgcgactgtcgtaaaaggtgccgtaaagcgcgactgtcgtaaaaggtgccgtaaagcgcgactgtcgtaaaaccagtcgtaaagcgcaactgtagtaaaaggtgtcgtaaacggcgactgtcgtaaatactgctgTAAAACacgactgtcctaaaaggtgccgtaaaacaCGGGCGTCGTAaaaccggccgtaaagcgcgactgtcgtaaaaggtgccgtaaagcgcgactgccgcaaaggGCGGTGCCGTCCCCGCCCGTCTCCCCAAGACTTTGGGACACAAAGgggttcaatctctttattgtctcTGCCGCGGCTCCGCCCCCGGCTCTCGGGGCCCTGCCCGGGCTCTTCGCTCGTTCCCCTtcccgccgccatcttggctccCTCGCGCCGCCCcggtgggggaggggaaggacccgggacccctccccaaaattaaCAAAGacgtgattgattgattgattgattaattgTGGTGGGTTTTGGCGCCAAAGTTTCCCCAAATTTCTCCCAACGTTTCCCCGCAATttctataaaataataataataatagcaataataataatgataataatatttctgataaaattcagaaaaaaaaaaaaaaccgaaacaaaaaattccccccccccccaaaaaaatccagaaaaaaaatctcaacaaaatcctggggaaaaataaatcccaaaaatcccgaaaaaatcccccccaaaaattcccaaaaaataccgaaaaaaatcaccccaaaatcgccaaaaaatacccagaaatattccccccaaaaatcccgaatggaatcccaaaaaaatccccaaaaaatcacgaaaaaaaatccccaaaaatgccaaaaaattaCGAATAAAATCCCCAACAAATCACCaataaaatccaaaaaaatcccccaaaaaaatcacgaataaaatccaaaaaaaatcacGAATAAAGTccaaaaaaattcacaaaaaaatcacgaaaaaaatcccataaaatcacaaaaaatcacgaataaaatcccaagaaaatggcaaaacatccccaaaaaaccctcaaaaactccctaaaaaaaaccaccccaaaatgccgagaaaataataaaaaaaatcggaaaaaaaatcgagaaaaatcccaaaaaattccattTTCTCCCGGATTTTTGCCCAATTTTCAGATCCCCATGGAGGTCAATTCCAaggccgcccctcccccccctttCCTGTtgctggccccgccccccgccccgccccctggccccgccccccccccgcGAGCTCCGCCCCCCTGAGGGCGACGAGCGCCGAGCCCAGCGCGGCCCCTGGGGGGGCCCCCGGGGCCCTGAATggcccaaaaaatcccccaaaaaatcacgaaaaaaattccccaaaaatgtcAAAAATTACGAATAAAATCCCCAACAAATCACCAATAAaatccaaaaaattcccaaaaaaatcacgAATAAGATCCCAAAAAATCacgaataaataaaaaaaaaatcacaaaaaaatcacGAATAAAATCCCAAGAAAACGGCAAAACATccgcaaaaaaccctcaaaaactccctaaaaaaaaaaaaaccccaaaaatcccgagAAAATTCGCAAAAAAATCGGAAAACAATcgagaaaaatcccaaaaaattccattTTCTCCGGGATTTTTGCCCAATTTTTAGATCCCCATGGAGGTCAACTCTAaggccgcccctcccccccctttCCTGTtgctggccccgccccccggccccgcccccccccgCGAGCTCCGCCCCCCTGAGGGCCACGAGCGCCGAGCCCAGCGCGGCCCTGGGGGGGCCCCCGGGCGCCcccggcagctgcagcagcagcgtcGCCACCGCGGCCACGCCGTCCTCGGTCGGCTCCAACGTCACCGGCCCCGCCCCCTGCCCCGCCCCCTTCCCGCCAGGCCACGCCCCccgccgcgccggccccgcccccgccttGGGCGGCACCAATGAGGATTTCGGGGGgtgccggggggcggcggggcccgcACGGAGATTGGGGCGGTCCGAAGGGGAGGTTTGGGGGGGAAGGTGGCGATTTTGGGGGTCcggaggggaaaatttggggtccAAAGTGGGGTTTTGGTGGCCAAAACGGAGATTTTGGGGGTCcagaggggaaaatttggggtcccggagaggattttgggggtccagaggtgaaaatttggggtccagaggtgaaaatttggggtcCAGAGGTGAAGTTTGGTGGCCAAAACGGAGATTTTGGGGGTCCAAAGCTGAAATTTTGGGGTCCGAAGATGAAATTCTGGGGTCCCggagaggattttgggggtccggAGGTGAAGTTTTGGGGTCTGAAGGTGAAATTTTGGGGTCCAGAGGTGAAGTTCGGTGGCCAAAATGATTCTGGGGGTCCCCAGGTGAAATTTGGTGGCCAAACTGAGAATTTTGGGGGTCTCcgagaggattttgggggtcccgaggTTGGGCTGGAGGGTTTGGACCCCCCGagggtgaattttggggattttggggctccagGGGCGAATTTTGGTTCCCGGATTTGACATTTTGGGGGCCCAGCTCCAAATCTTGGTGGCCAAATGTCAAATCTTGGTGGCCCGACCCCAAATTCCTCTCTCTGACCCCAAAACTTTGGTGTCCACCTCCAGAACCTTGAGAACCCCCAAAGCTTTGATTCCCACCCCCAAAACTCTGATTTCCACCCCCAAAATTTTGATTTCCACCTCCAGAACCTTGATAACCGCCAGAACTTTGATTTCCACCCCGAGAACTTTGATCTCCACCCCCAAAATTTTGATAACCCCCAAAATTCTGATTTCCACCCCCAAAACTTTGATTTCCACCACCCAAATTCTGATGACCACCAGAGTTTTGATGTCCACCTCCAGAACTTTGGTTCCCACCTCCGTAACTTTGATTCCCACCACCCAAACTTTGGTTCCCACCTCCAGAACCTTGGTAACCTCCAAAACTTTGGTGTCCACCTCCAGAACCTTGATAACCACCAAAATTTTGGTGTCCACCTCCATAACTTTGGTTCCCACCTGCAGAACTTTGATAACCACCAAAATTTTGATGATCTCCAGAACTTTGATGTCCACCTCTAGAACTCTGATAGCCTCCAGAACCTTGATAACCTCCATAACTTTGGTTCCCACCTCCAGAACCTTGATGTCCACCTCCGTAACTTAGGTTCCCACCTCCGTAACTTTGGTTCCCACCACCCAAACTTTGATGCCCACCTCCAAAACTTTGATAACCACCCGAATTTTGATGTCCACCTCCGTAACTTTGGTTCCCACCTCCAGAACCTTGATGACCTCCATAACTTTGGTTCCCACCTCCATAACTTTGGTTCCCACCTCCAGAACCTTGGTGACCTCCATAACTTTGGTTCCCACCTCCATAACTTTGGTTCCCCCCTCCAGAACCTTGATGACCTCCATAACTTTGGTTCCCACCTCCGTAACTTTGGTTCCCACCTCCGTAACTCTGGTTCCCGCCCCCGGAACCCCTCGTGGCGCCCATCTCCAGCAGGTTCTGCTGgtggccccagcagggctggaagcacACGGTGACCCTGGCGAAGGGCCTGGCCGCCATCTTGGACATCTCCTGGCGGTGGCGCCGCCGCTCGTGCCGCGCGTCCAGGCCCTGCTTGGCCTTCCAGAGCAGCACGCACACGGCCAGGAAGAGGAAGAAGCACGAGAAGAAGACCGAGAAGAAGACGAAGAGGTCGATGTGGGCCTGGTCCTGCCTGAAGAACAGCAGCCCCTGAGAAGGTTCCGGGCCGCCCAGGACCAGCAGGTAGAAGCGGGTGGACTTGAGCGGGTGGGCCTGGTGGGGGTAGGTGAGGACCAGGCGGTCGCGGACGCCCCGGACCACCAGGGCGGGCACGGGGTGGGCGACGGTCAGGTAGGTGACCAAGCCCTGGGCGCGTTCCTCGAGGAGCGCGGGGACGCCCGGGCCGGGCGTGGGGACAAccggctggggctgggggtcacCCAGGGCTCGGGGGTCACCGgagtgaccagagtgaccacTGTGACCGGTTTGGCCACCAAAATCACCTCTGGGGCCACCAAAGGGTCTGGGGTCATCACCTTGACCACCGTGACCACCATGACCAGAGTGACCAGTTGGGCCACCAAGGTGGGTTTGAGGGCCACCAAAACTTCTGGGGTCATCAGCTTGACCACTGTGACCACCATGAGCAGTGTGAGCACCGAAATCACCTCTGGGCCACCAAAGGCTCTGGGGTTATCACCTTGACCACCGTGACCACCATGACCAGCGTGACCAGTTGGGCCACCAAGGTGGGTTTGAGGGCCACCAAAACTTCTGGAGTCATCAGCTTGACCAGAGTGACCGGTTGGGCCACCAAGGTGGGTTTGAGGGCCACCAAAAGTTCTGGGGTCATCACCTTGACCAGAGTGACCACCATGAGCAGTGTGACCACCGAAATCACCTCTGGGGCCACCAAAGGCTCTGGGGTCATCACCTTGACCACCGTGACCACCATGACCAGTGTGACCAGTTGGGCCACCAAGGTGGATCTGAGGGCCACCAAAGGCTCTGGGGTCATCGGAGTGACCAAGGTGGTCACCGTGACCAGTGTGACCACTGAAATCACCTCTGGGGCCACCAAAGGCTCTGGGGTCATCACCTTGACCAGTGTGACCAGTGTGACCACTTTGGCCACTGGGGTTGGCTCCTGGACCACCAGAAGCTCTGGGGCCACCACTGTGACCACCAGAGTCACCTCTGGCACCTCCAGGGCCACCACTGTGACCACTTTGGCCAccgggagcagctccaggagctccagaacTTCCGGCCAGGCCGGTCggagcagtgggagcagccccagcatctCCAGGGCCACCAAAGGTCCCACCAaaggtgccaccatcaccaccaccaccaccggtGCCACCACCGGTCCAGGAGGTCCCAAAGGTGCCACCAAAGGTCCCAAAGGTGTCACCTGCGGCTCCTGAGGTTCTTGAGGTGCCACCACCGGTTCctgaggtcccaaaggtcccaaaGGTGCCACCACCGGTTCCTGAGGTCTTGAAGGTGCCCTCTCCTTGACCACCAAAGCTCCAAAGGTGCCACCACCGCTCCCAAAGCTCCCACCGGTCCCACCACCGGTTCCTGAAGTTCTTGAGGCGTCACCACCGGTTCCtgagcccccaaagcccccaaaggTCCCACCACCAGTTCCTGACGTTCCTGAGCTCCCAAAGCCCCCAAAGGTCCCACCACCGGTTCctgaggtcccaaaggtcccaaaGGTGCCACCACCGGTTCctgaggtcccaaaggtcccacTGGTCCCACCACCGGTTCCTGACGTTCCTGAGCTCCCAAAGCCCCCAaaggtcccaccaccaccaccgttGGTGCCGCCGGGCGCCTGCAGGCGGACGCGGTGGCGCCCGGTGCCCGGCTCCACGTCCACGGCGAAGGTGTCGTAGGCGGTGGCCACGTAGAGGTCCACGGCGCCGAAGGTGACGTCCAGCGTGACGCGGATGTCCACGTTGGTGAACTTGGGCTGCACGGCGAAGGGCACCGAGCGGGCCGGGCGGCAGCGGGCGGCGCTGCGGCGGCGGGAAGCAGAGGCTCTGGGACGCGGGGTCCAGGCAGTACTCCTGCTCCACCGAGAGCACGCGGTAACACTGCTGGCCACCCACCGGGTGGCCTGGAAGGAGTCGCGGCACTTGGAgcactgcggggacaccaggAATGCCACCGGTGAGGGCGTGGAGGTCATGGAGATCATCAGGATTGAGTTTAGAGTGCCCTGGTGGCAGCAGAACGCTGAGGAACCTGCTGGGTTCCATCCCTACGTCCCCACCAGACCCCCTGGAGAAGGTTCTGGCACTTGGAGCACTGCGGGGACACCAGAAATATCACTGGTGAGGGCGTGgagatcatggagaccattggggtTGAGTTTAGAGTGCCCTGGTGGCACCAGAACCCTGAGGAACCTCTTGGGTTCCATCCCTACATCCCCACCAGAACATCTTAGAGAAGGCTCTGGCACTTggagcactgtggggacaccagaAATGCCACCGGTGAGGGCGTGGAGGTCATGGAGATCATTGGGACTGAGCTCAGGCCATGCTGGTGGCACCAGAACGCTGAGGAACCTGCTGGGTTCCATCCCTACGTCCCCACCAGAACCCCCTGGAGAAGATTCTGGCACTTGGAgcactgcggggacaccaggAATGTCACCGGTGAGGGCGTGGAGGTCATGGAGATCATCAAGATCGAGTTTGGAGCATCCTGGTGGCACCAGAACCCTGAGGAACCTCCTGGGTTCCATCCCTACGTCCCCACCAGAACCCCTGGAGAAGGTTCTGGCACTTGGAGCACTGCGGGGACACCGAGGATGGCGCGGTCAGGGTCATGGAgatcatggagatcattgggaCTGAGCTCAGGCCATGCTGGAGGCAGCAGAACGCTGAGGAACCTGCTGGGTTCCATCCCCACGTCCCCACCAGAACCCCCTGGAGAAGGTTCTGGAACCGCTCCcgcacttggggttttttttttccccgttttGCCCCAATTTTATCTCAATTCTTCTCCACATTTTTTCCAATTCTCGCCCATTTTCTACTCCCCaagtgcccccaggtgcccccaggtgtgcccaggtgtgcccaggtgtgcccaggtgtgcccacacCTGCcccgggtgtgcccaggtgccccaaatccccaatttcccctccaaaacccccaaatttccatcaattttcccccaattttcgccgtttttccccattttctccccccaggtgcccccagccgtgcccaggtgtgcccaggtgtgcccagctgtgcccgccgCCGTACCTGGTGCCGGTAGCAGTCCCTGCGGTCGGGGCAGGCGCCGCTCTCGGTGTTGTTCTGGCACGGGCACCCGGTGCCGTCCAGCTCGTTGCAGGTGTCGGCGTGCCCGTTGCACTGGCACCTGCCCGCAGGTGGGCACCAATCAGGGAAATCCTCCCTCCAAGTTTTgcccaaaatttccctttttttcccatttttttccccaatttttcattattttctcttatttttttccgtatttttttctattttcccccattttttcctattttttccccaccattttccccatttttttttataattttttgccCAGACAGGTAAATCCCtctctccccatttttcccaaaattttccagattttcagaatttcccccaatttcttcccattttccccctgatttctataaattttccccaattttttccccaaattttccccagttTCTGCAACTTTTCCCAATGTTTTCCAGtttttttcccattgttttcccaaattttccccaacttctcccaaatttttcccattttttctcccttttccaaacttttcccaaatttttttttctaaattttttcccaattttttccaatttccccccaattttcccaatttttgtcccatttttctcccaatttttcttcgatttttcccaattttccccagcTCGTTGCAGGTGTCGGCGTGCCCGTTGCACTGGCACCTGCCCGCAGGTGGGCACCGCTCAGGGAAATCCTCCCTCCAAGTTTTgcccaaaatttccctttttttcccatttttttccccaatttttcattattttctcctatttttttccgtatttttttctatttttcccccattttttcctattttttccccaccattttccccattttttaataatttttgccCAGACAGGTAAATCCCtctctccccatttttcccaaaatttttcagattttcagaattttccccaatttcttcccattttccccctgatttctataaattttccccaattttttccccaaatttttccccaaaatttccccagtTTCTGCAACTTTTCCCAATGTTTTccagtttttttcccatttttttcccaaattttccccaacttctcccaaatttttcccattttttctccttttccaaacTTTTCCCAAGTTTTTTTTTCTAaactttttcccaattttttccaatttccccccaattttcccaatttttgtcccatttttctcccaatttttcttcgatttttcccaattttccccagcTCGTTGCAGGTGTCGGCGTGCCTGTTGCACTGGCACCTGCCCGCAGGTGGGCACCAATCAGGGAAATCCTCCCTCCCTCTTTTgcccaaaatttccctttttttccccaatttttcattattttctcctattttttccacatttttttctatttttccccattttttcctattttttttctcaccattttccccaattttttttttttttttttttgcccagacaggtaaatctccctctccccattttttcccaaatttttcccaatttttcttcaatttttccccaaatttttctccccttttttcccaattttttcccattcttccccattttttctcaagttttttcccattttctttccaatttttctcccatttccccACCAGTTTtaccaatttttcccaatttttgcaAATCCTTGTCAAGTCTTCCCAAATCATTCCAAgtttttctcccaattttcccaaaattttccccatttttgcaaatttttcccccacattttttccttttattccaattctttcccaatttccccccaatttttgccatttttttcccaaactttccccatttttgtctcatttttttgtctctttttttccacccccaggtgtgcccaggtgtccccaaatcctcaaattttcacccattttccccaaattttcactgatttttttccccaatttcccccattttttcccaaactttccccatttttcctcactttttgtctcattttttcatctccttttttccacccccaggtgtgcccaggtgtccccaaatcctCAAATTTTCAccgattttccccaaattttcaccgattttccccaaattttcactgattttccccaaattttcgccGATTTTCCCAAAATTTTCGCAGCTTTTCCcctcccaggtgtgcccgggtgtgccCGGGTGCCTCACCTGGTGCAGGTGCTGTCCAGCATGAAGAACTGACCTGGCAGGTGTCgcacctgtccctccccaggtgtgcccaggtgtccccaaatcctccaatTTTCAccgattttccccaaattttcacccattttccccaaattttcaccgaTTTTCCCCGAATTTTCCCccgccaggtgtgcccaggtgtgcccgggtgCCTCACCTGGTGCAGGTGCCGTCCAGCATGAAGAACCCCGCCCGGCAGGTGTCgcacctgtccctccccaggtgtgcccaggtgtccccaaatcctcaaattttcatccattttccccaaattttcgccGATTTTCCCAAAATTTTCGCAGCTTTTCCcctcccaggtgtgcccgggtgtgccCGGGTGCCTCACCTGGTGCAGGTGCTGTCCAGCATGAAGAACCCGGCCCGGCAGGTGTCgcacctgtccctccccaggtgtgcccaggtgtccccaaatcctccaatTTTCAccgattttccccaaattttcaccgattttcccaaattttcaccgattttccccaaattttcgccGATTTTCCCCGAATTTTCCCctgccaggtgtgtgcccaggtgtgcccgggtgCCTCACCTGGTGCAGGTGCCGTCC
It encodes:
- the MEGF8 gene encoding multiple epidermal growth factor-like domains protein 8 — encoded protein: MFPGVSPSRTGECRPVCRQGCANGTCLEPDRCAQVCPGCAPGVSPSRTGECRPVCRQGCANGTCLEPDRCAQVCPGCAPGECRPVCRQGCANGTCLEPDRCRCHFGFVGGDCATPCACNGHSDCAGPAARDTCLRCMNHTQGPQCQQCRPGFVGSALSGARSASSAARASLAPPFPGPQCQQCRPGFVGSALSGGTCLPCRSFCRGRADVCVSRAQLERHRRDPDRHPLEAHLLHTWVSEGPSEAQAVCVNCQNNSVGDRCDTCRAGFFMLDGTCTRCQCNGHADTCNELDGTGCPCQNNTESGACPDRRDCYRHQCSKCRDSFQATRWVASSVTACSRWSRSTAWTPRPRASASRRRSAARCRPARSVPFAVQPKFTNVDIRVTLDVTFGAVDLYVATAYDTFAVDVEPGTGRHRVRLQAPGGTNGGGGGTFGGFGSSGTSGTGGGTSGTFGTSGTGGGTFGTFGTSGTGGGTFGGFGSSGTSGTGGGTFGGFGGSGTGGDASRTSGTGGGTGGSFGSGGGTFGALVVKERAPSRPQEPVVAPLGPLGPQEPVVAPQEPQEPQVTPLGPLVAPLGPPGPVVAPVVVVVMVAPLVGPLVALEMLGLLPLLRPAWPEVLELLELLPVAKVVTVVALEVPEVTLVVTVVAPELLVVQEPTPVAKVVTLVTLVKVMTPEPLVAPEVISVVTLVTVTTLVTPMTPEPLVALRSTLVAQLVTLVMVVTVVKVMTPELLVALKPTLVAQPVTLVKLMTPEVLVALKPTLVAQLVTLVMVVTVVKVITPEPLVAQSGQADDPRSFGGPQTHLGGPTGHSGHGGHGGQGDDPRPFGGPRGDFGGQTGHSGHSGHSGDPRALGDPQPQPVVPTPGPGVPALLEERAQGLVTYLTVAHPVPALVVRGVRDRLVLTYPHQAHPLKSTRFYLLVLGGPEPSQGLLFFRQDQAHIDLFVFFSVFFSCFFLFLAVCVLLWKAKQGLDARHERRRHRQEMSKMAARPFARVTVCFQPCWGHQQNLLEMGATRGSGGGNQSYGGGNQSYGGGNQSYGGHQGSGGGNQSYGGGNQSYGGHQGSGGGNQSYGGGNQSYGGHQGSGGGNQSYGGGHQNSGGYQSFGGGHQSLGGGNQSYGGGNLSYGGGHQGSGGGNQSYGGYQGSGGYQSSRGGHQSSGDHQNFGGYQSSAGGNQSYGGGHQNFGGYQGSGGGHQSFGGYQGSGGGNQSLGGGNQSYGGGNQSSGGGHQNSGGHQNLGGGNQSFGGGNQNFGGYQNFGGGDQSSRGGNQSSGGYQGSGGGNQNFGGGNQSFGGGNQSFGGSQGSGGGHQSFGVRERNLGSGHQDLTFGHQDLELGPQNVKSGNQNSPLEPQNPQNSPSGGPNPPAQPRDPQNPLGDPQNSQFGHQISPGDPQNHFGHRTSPLDPKISPSDPKTSPPDPQNPLRDPRISSSDPKISALDPQNLRFGHQTSPLDPKFSPLDPKFSPLDPQNPLRDPKFSPLDPQNLRFGHQNPTLDPKFSPPDPQNRHLPPQTSPSDRPNLRAGPAAPRHPPKSSLVPPKAGAGPARRGAWPGGKGAGQGAGPVTLEPTEDGVAAVATLLLQLPGAPGGPPRAALGSALVALRGAELAGGGGAGGRGQQQERGGRGGLRVDLHGDLKIGAPGAPPGAALGSALVALRGAELAGGGRGQGAGRGAGPATGKGGEGRPWN